CTTCGATCAAACACCAAGCCGGCTCGACCAGAGCCAGACCAAAGCTAAAACCAACGTGAACCATCATGTAATCCCGACCGATCACATTCGCTGGCAGGAACCTGTTCTGACCCGCTAATTCTGAGGAGATTCAATGCGTAAGGCCCTTCTTTCGATATCATTGTTGCTGGTGGCGTCATCAGCAAGCTCAGCAGAAGGGGTCCTACGCCCGGGACTATGGGAGTTGACGACGACGTCGCTTCTGCTGGCGTTTGTACCCCAGATTCCACCCGATACAATGCAAAAGCTGACAAGCCTGGCAAAGCAACACGGAATCGACATACCTGAAATCCAGAACGGAGCAGCCACGTCTAAAGTCTGCATTACCCCAGAGATGGCCGAGCAGGAACTCCCGGTCTATTTTCATCAGACCCAATTGGGGTGTAGTGCTCAGAATACGACCCGGACAGGAAACAGCTACAGAACAGACCTGGTTTGTGCGCATCCTCAGTTCAAGGGTAACGGAACGGCGGAGGGAACATTTACCAGTCCCGAACGCTTTTCAGGACAAACACAGTTTAATGGTGTCTTCCAGGGCAATCCTATCGACGAGCATGCGGACGTTACAGGCCGATGGATTAGCGCAAGCTGCGGCCCGGTCAAAGCCATTTACTGAGGCGCCCGATTCACCTGACAGGCAATTGTCTCGTCATTGCCAACGCTATTTCTTGTAGGACGCCGCGGCGTACCGGGATCGCTCCTCCGCCGTTTACGCTGGCCGGGGTCCTAAATATCCGTGACTTCGCGCGTCATAGCCTCAAGCAGCCGTTCGTGAAGGCCCCCAAAAGCGCCATTGCTCATCACAAGCACGTGATCGCCTGGCTGAGCAGCAACGATGATGGCTGCGACCAGCTGATCGAGGTTGCCGTATACCGCCGCTCTCTTACCAAGCGGGACCAGCGCATCCCCAGCGTCCCAACCAAGATTTGCGTTGTAGCAAAAGACCTGATCCGCTGTCGCAAGACTATTCGCGAGACTGTCTTTCCAGACTCCCATTTTCATCGTGTTGGAGCGAGGCTCCAGCACAGCAATAATACGAGCGTTTTTCACTTTGTTCCGCAACCCTTCAAGGGTGGTCCGGATTGCTGTTGGGTGATGCGCAAAATCGTCATATATAGTAATGCCGTTCCTCACACCGCGCACTTCCATGCGGCGCTTGACGTTTCTGAACTGCCTCAGCGCATCGATACCGACATTGACGGGCACGCCGGCGTGACGCGCGGCAGCCAGCGCCGCCAACCCATTCATGAGATTGTGCTCACCGAGCAAATCCCATTGTAATAATCCCTGAGAATCACCCTTGAAACGAACGGTAATTCCGCCGTCGGGCAAAACGTCGCTTTCCCAGCCGCTCGCCACCCCTAACGTTTCAATCGGCGTCCAGCATCCCCTGCTCAATACCCGCTTCAGACTTTCCTCGCGCCCGTTGGCGACGATCAGCCCATTCCCAGGAATGGTACGGACAAAATAATGGAACTGCTGTTCAATTGCTGCGAGACTGTCGAAGATGTCCGCGTGATCAAATTCCAGATTATTGAGAATCGCCGTTCTGGGTCGAAAATGTATGAACTTGGAGCGTTTATCAAAAAAAGCCGTGTCGTATTCGTCCGCTTCAATGACGAAAAAGCCGGATCCGCCCAGTCTGGCTGACAATCCAAAGTTCCGGGGAATACCGCCGATCAGGAAACCCGGGCTCATCCCCGCGTATTCGAGTATCCATGCCAGCATGGACGTGGTTGTTGTCTTCCCATGAGTACCCGCAACGGCCAACACCCATCTTTCGCGAAGCACGTTGTCCGCAAGCCACTGTGGCCCTGAAACATAAGGGAGGTTAAGGTTGAGAATCTCCTCCATGAGGGGGTTGCCGCGGGTGACCACATTCCCAACCAGGAACAGATCCGGCCGGAGCTTGGCTTGGTCAGGCGAAAACCCCTCAGTCAACTCAATCCCTTGAGAGCTGAGCTGAGCACTCATGGGTGGATAAACACTGGCGTCGCTGCCTGTCACTTTATGGCCGGCCTCGCGCGCGATGGCGGCGATCCCCCCCATGAAGGTGCCGCAAATGCCTAGAATATGAATGTGCAAACCTTGACTCCTACTGCTCCCCAGCAGCTTTGTACGGTTAAAATTAAGTTTGTATGCGCACGACCGTGCGTATAGTTTGGCTTCCGTTTTTTGTTACACTTACGGCTTTGTTCGCCTTAGCCTACCACTTGGTGGCCAAGCTGAGCAACAAGCCCCAATGGAGGGCACCCTCGATTTCTGCAAATCCGGATCCGATACGCTACGTGCAGCGATGCCCACATACCGGTGACGCCACACCTACCAATCTGAAAACAGCGATGCATCCGTGCCGAGACGTCGCGCTTTTCCGGATACCTCTCCTCCCATGAAATCGCGTTTCTCCCGCCTAATTTGCTGGTGTGTTTTTCTTTTTTGCCTTGCATGCAATGCTCGCGCCGACACGCCATCATCTGACGCGCGACAACGGTCTGAGCGTATAACAACCCCGCCCGGCAAAGCCCAGGGCAATGAAAATAAACCGGTCGTTATCGACAACGAGCGCATTCGCGGCCGTCATGAATATGAGGTTCAGGCCCCCAGCGGGTCTGAATTACGCGGCGCCCCTGTTAACTCAGCCGGTCAGCCTCAGGACGGTGGTGGCCGGTCTCAGCCGAGGCAGAACTATACACCATCAACTGCGGCAAAACCCGGTGAAGCGGCCACAGGACATAAAGTCGAGGCTGGAAACAAGGAGGATCAGCGCGGACTTACAGAAGCTGAGGGTATAGCAGGACCGCACGCCGTGCAGGAATTTGAACCGCAGCTTCGGCCCGGCGCGACTTCGCCCGCGGGCATCGCATCGCCCGGCTTGAAGGACCGGACCAAAATGGCCACGCCCGGCGGCGTGCCGGAAACAGGGGGAGGTAAACCAGGATTCGCGGAAGCCGAGCACATCCGTGGACACCTTGAGCAGCCGGGCGACATGAAGCTGCGCCTTGGCGGCGGAGTTGAGCCAGAGACCGAGGTAAAAGTGGCTGCGCCCGTGGCAGAAAAAGTGAGTCCGAAGAGCAGGCCGGTGTTCGTGGCTGCCGACCGCCTGCAAGGACACTCTGGCAAGGAAGTCGAGGCAATCGGCAGAGCCGAGCTGAACAACGGCGATCAGCTCATCTCGGCGGATCGCCTGAAATATCGTCAGGACACGGAAGATGCGGAGGCTGAAGGCGGGGTTCGAGTGGAGCAGCGCGGAGATATACTTGAGGGTTCGAGGCTCAAATTCAATCTGGCCAGTAAAACCGGAGAACTCAGCCAGCCCAGCTATCAGCTGAAGGATGCCAGCAGCCGGGGCTATGCCGACATGCTCTTATTTGAAGGCGAAAATCACTACCGCTTCCGGCAAGCAAACTACACCACATGTCCTGCCGGCGACGATGATTGGCACTTGAACGTAGGTGACCTGCAACTGGATCACTCCAAGCGGGTCGGCACTGCGCGGAACGTTAAACTTACATTCAAGGACGTACCCATTTTATACACCCCCTGGATGAATTTCTCGTACAGCGGCCAGCGCAAGTCGGGCTTGCTCGCGCCTGTATATGGCACCAACGTACGAACAGGCCTCGAAGTCACAGTGCCGTTCTACTGGAATATCGCACCCAATTATGACGCGACCATCTCCGCCCGCATGATGTCGAAGCGGGGCGTCTCACTCAACAACGAATTTCGCTATCTGGGAGAGAAGTTCAGCGGCACCATACTCGGGGACATATTGCCGAATGACTGGGACACCCAAACGACCCGGTGGCGCACCTCTTTTGCGCACGATCACAATCTCGGCAGAGGCTTTTCGGCGCGCCTGGACTACAACAGGGTTTCGGATGACGCATATTTCCGCGATCTCGGAAACAACCTGAATCTAACCTCCCGCACCAACCTGCTGCAACAGGGCCTGCTTTCGTACAACCGCGGGCTTGGCGACGACGGGACGCTGAACGTGACCTCCATGGTCCAAAGCTTTCAGACCATTCAGGATCCCTTGGCCTCCATTGTTGCCCCGTACAAGCGCTTGCCGCAGATCGCCATGGTTGCGAATAAACCTGATATTTTCGGCATGGACCTGAATTTCATCGGCAGCTGGTCGAATTTCTCGCATCCGACGCTGGTGAGCGGCCACCGCGTGGTGCTCTTTCCTAGCGTCAGTTATCCGATGCGCAATGCATTTGGCTATGTGACGCCAAAGATCGGGATACACCACACCCGGTATAACCTGGACGCTACGGGCACCTCCCCCGAGGCGAGCCCTGATCGCACATTGCCGATACTCAGCCTCGACAGTGGTATTGCATTTGACCGCCAGATGAGCCTGGGTGGAGAACGGTTCACGCAGACCCTTGAGCCCAGGCTTTTCTATGTATATGTCCCGTTCCGCGATCAGAGTCAGTTGCCGAACTTTGACTCGGCCAAGACCGACTTCAGCTTCGCGCAAATGCTGAACGAAAACCGGTTCAGCGGCCATGATCGCATCAACGATGCGAATCAGCTCACCTTCGCACTTACCTCCCGTTTGATCGAGTCCGGCACCGGCAAAGAACGCCTGCGCCTTGCCGTTGGCCAGCAAATAAGCTTTATTGATCGGCGCGTAACACTGGACGCACCTGAAACTATTAACCGCAGACCGGATTTCGTCGCCGCAGTGACCGGATTCCTCACGCCGACAATCAGCACGGATTCGAGCGTGCAATTCGATCAGACCAGATTCGTGGCTGACGTGGTTCGTTCGGGCTTGAGCTATCGCCCGGAGCCTGGCAGGGTCGTCAATGTCGGCTACCGTTTTACACGGGACGTGCTGCATCAGGTGGACGCTTCGAGCCAGTGGCGATGGTCGGAACGTTGGCAGACGGTTGCCCGTCTGAATTACTCGTTGCAGGACCAGAAGATTCTGGAAGGACTGGCGGGACTTGAGTATAATGCCTGCTGCTGGTCGTTGCGGTTCGTGCTCCAGCATCTCACAACCGCCACGCAGAAAACGACCACGGCAGCTTTTTTGCAACTCGAGTTGAACGGCTTGATGCAAATTGGCTCAAACCCGCTGCAAGTGTTGCAGCGTAGTATTCCTGGTTATCTCAGAACCGGCAGCCAGGGAAGTAGCCCGCTGGAAGGCCCATAGAAAGTAAATCTTCAATACGGCAGCACGCCGTTCCTCTGCTCAACGCTTAAACACATGGGCACGAAATTCTGGTTACGTCCTCCTGTTTTGCTGGCTATGCTGATTGCCGGGATGGCGATCGCCCAGCAGCCTGCCCATCCTGGCAGCATCCGGACCATAGATCATATTGTCGCCGTGGTGAATGAGAGCGTGATAACGCGCCATGAGCTGAACGAAATGCTCAGGGCCATGGTCAAGCAGTTAGAGAAACAGGGCGTGCAGCCACCTCCGCCCGCGGTACTCGAGAAGCAGATGCTCGATCGCATCATTTTGAATCAGGTCCAGTTACAGCTTGCCAAAGAAACCGGCTTGACGGTAAGCGACACCGAACTTGACCAGACCATCCGTCGAATCGCGCAGGAAAATAAGATGTCGCTGGATGAATTTCACAACGCACTGGAGCGCGACGGAATCAGTTTCAACAAGTTCAGGGACGAAATTCGCGATGAGATAATTCTGGTGCGGCTCAAGGAACGCGAGGTCACAAACCGGGTCAGCGTGACCGAGGGAGAGGTGGATAATTTCCTGCATACGCAGGAATCGTCCCCCAGCCAGAACGAGGAATATCGTATCGCCCACATCTTGATTATGGTGCCGGATCAGGCGAGCCCTTCCCAATTGCAGATGAGGCGGGAGCGAGCGGAAGCTGCCTTGACGCGCTTGAAAAGCGGAGCCGAATTTGCCCAGGTGGCGGCCGAGTTTTCGGATGCCCCGGACGCGATGGAGGGAGGGCTGCTGGACTGGCGTCCGGCGGCGCAATTGACCAAGATTTTTGCCGACGTATTGACGCCGATGAAGGCAGGCGAAGTGACTCCGCTCATTCAGAGCGCAAGCGGGTTCCATATTCTGAAGCTGGTCGACCGTCGCAGCCAGAACCAAGCGGTCACCGTGGTGGATCAGACCCACGCCCGTCATATTCTTGTCAAAATCAGCGAACTCACCTCCGAAACAGATGCCAAGCGCCGCATAATCGAGTTGAAGGACAGACTGGACAATGGGGGGGCCAAATTTGAAGAACTGGCCAAGCTCCATTCCGAAGATGCAAGCGCTCCCACCGGCGGGGACTTGGGCTGGCTCTCTCCCGGCGATACCGTACCTGAGTTCGAGCAGGCCATGCGCATCCTCAAACCCGGTGAAATCAGTGAACCTGTCCAATCACCATTCGGCTGGCACTTGATCCAGGTGTTGGAGCACCGAACGCAGGATGTAAGCAAGGAACGGCAGCGGCAAGCCGCGCGCCAGGCTATCCGCGCTCGCAAAGCCGACGCAGCATTTCAGGAATGGCTGCAACGACTGCGTGACCGCGCCTACGTCGAA
The window above is part of the Nitrosospira sp. Is2 genome. Proteins encoded here:
- a CDS encoding DUF3617 domain-containing protein, which gives rise to MRKALLSISLLLVASSASSAEGVLRPGLWELTTTSLLLAFVPQIPPDTMQKLTSLAKQHGIDIPEIQNGAATSKVCITPEMAEQELPVYFHQTQLGCSAQNTTRTGNSYRTDLVCAHPQFKGNGTAEGTFTSPERFSGQTQFNGVFQGNPIDEHADVTGRWISASCGPVKAIY
- the mpl gene encoding UDP-N-acetylmuramate:L-alanyl-gamma-D-glutamyl-meso-diaminopimelate ligase, which produces MHIHILGICGTFMGGIAAIAREAGHKVTGSDASVYPPMSAQLSSQGIELTEGFSPDQAKLRPDLFLVGNVVTRGNPLMEEILNLNLPYVSGPQWLADNVLRERWVLAVAGTHGKTTTTSMLAWILEYAGMSPGFLIGGIPRNFGLSARLGGSGFFVIEADEYDTAFFDKRSKFIHFRPRTAILNNLEFDHADIFDSLAAIEQQFHYFVRTIPGNGLIVANGREESLKRVLSRGCWTPIETLGVASGWESDVLPDGGITVRFKGDSQGLLQWDLLGEHNLMNGLAALAAARHAGVPVNVGIDALRQFRNVKRRMEVRGVRNGITIYDDFAHHPTAIRTTLEGLRNKVKNARIIAVLEPRSNTMKMGVWKDSLANSLATADQVFCYNANLGWDAGDALVPLGKRAAVYGNLDQLVAAIIVAAQPGDHVLVMSNGAFGGLHERLLEAMTREVTDI
- a CDS encoding LPS-assembly protein LptD; protein product: MKSRFSRLICWCVFLFCLACNARADTPSSDARQRSERITTPPGKAQGNENKPVVIDNERIRGRHEYEVQAPSGSELRGAPVNSAGQPQDGGGRSQPRQNYTPSTAAKPGEAATGHKVEAGNKEDQRGLTEAEGIAGPHAVQEFEPQLRPGATSPAGIASPGLKDRTKMATPGGVPETGGGKPGFAEAEHIRGHLEQPGDMKLRLGGGVEPETEVKVAAPVAEKVSPKSRPVFVAADRLQGHSGKEVEAIGRAELNNGDQLISADRLKYRQDTEDAEAEGGVRVEQRGDILEGSRLKFNLASKTGELSQPSYQLKDASSRGYADMLLFEGENHYRFRQANYTTCPAGDDDWHLNVGDLQLDHSKRVGTARNVKLTFKDVPILYTPWMNFSYSGQRKSGLLAPVYGTNVRTGLEVTVPFYWNIAPNYDATISARMMSKRGVSLNNEFRYLGEKFSGTILGDILPNDWDTQTTRWRTSFAHDHNLGRGFSARLDYNRVSDDAYFRDLGNNLNLTSRTNLLQQGLLSYNRGLGDDGTLNVTSMVQSFQTIQDPLASIVAPYKRLPQIAMVANKPDIFGMDLNFIGSWSNFSHPTLVSGHRVVLFPSVSYPMRNAFGYVTPKIGIHHTRYNLDATGTSPEASPDRTLPILSLDSGIAFDRQMSLGGERFTQTLEPRLFYVYVPFRDQSQLPNFDSAKTDFSFAQMLNENRFSGHDRINDANQLTFALTSRLIESGTGKERLRLAVGQQISFIDRRVTLDAPETINRRPDFVAAVTGFLTPTISTDSSVQFDQTRFVADVVRSGLSYRPEPGRVVNVGYRFTRDVLHQVDASSQWRWSERWQTVARLNYSLQDQKILEGLAGLEYNACCWSLRFVLQHLTTATQKTTTAAFLQLELNGLMQIGSNPLQVLQRSIPGYLRTGSQGSSPLEGP
- a CDS encoding peptidylprolyl isomerase — translated: MGTKFWLRPPVLLAMLIAGMAIAQQPAHPGSIRTIDHIVAVVNESVITRHELNEMLRAMVKQLEKQGVQPPPPAVLEKQMLDRIILNQVQLQLAKETGLTVSDTELDQTIRRIAQENKMSLDEFHNALERDGISFNKFRDEIRDEIILVRLKEREVTNRVSVTEGEVDNFLHTQESSPSQNEEYRIAHILIMVPDQASPSQLQMRRERAEAALTRLKSGAEFAQVAAEFSDAPDAMEGGLLDWRPAAQLTKIFADVLTPMKAGEVTPLIQSASGFHILKLVDRRSQNQAVTVVDQTHARHILVKISELTSETDAKRRIIELKDRLDNGGAKFEELAKLHSEDASAPTGGDLGWLSPGDTVPEFEQAMRILKPGEISEPVQSPFGWHLIQVLEHRTQDVSKERQRQAARQAIRARKADAAFQEWLQRLRDRAYVEYRLEEG